The Astyanax mexicanus isolate ESR-SI-001 chromosome 6, AstMex3_surface, whole genome shotgun sequence region aaaacatttttttgtcataaatacaattatgctttttcagtaatgttccttatcagaCATGAAAACTTTTAtgttaaatagaaatcctcaagttTTAATGGTGTAACGTAAattctggcctgttaaggggttaattcaGGGCTCTTGTGTAAATAGCTTTTTAACTAGCCAGCTGGATAGGTTATATGCCCAGACTACTTTAGGATGCTATCTCAGGTGAGGTTCAAAGGTGCAAGTCACTGTAGTCAATACTGCAATGCTGAAATACAAAAGTAGGTTTGTCATTCAAATTGAGAGGAGTATAAATTGTGTCAAAGCCTAACTGACAAAACTGCtgttctctcaaaaaaaaaaaactgcattctggatcatttctgttggtccactTATGAATGTTTGACACAATGTAAGAGAGTAACTGTCAGATTCCacttatgtcaaaaagtgaaaaacataaCAACTTTCAACACTAGGTTTTTATGTGACgataactagggctgcaactattagtcgatataatcgacaatgttgattatcaactaaatttgtcaactacaaattttattgtcgactaatcattaatttgtaacagcacCGCATTAAACAGTGTTTTGGACAGAAGCGCAGTCGgaaatgggtaaatggctcactcacacagtttacacattTAACTTAGTCTGTGcccccaaaagtgcccaaacacaacagattacagatTTACTCTCTAAATAACAGTAATTCCACGTttaaacatctagacatttaaatgtctttttatatatcatgatcagctgtttctattgtttttagagaagGAGGACAAGGCAGatataatcgttgactaatcaaaaaatcatcatcagattagttgactaccaaaataataattagttgcagccctaacgaTGTCAATGTTCTACAAACTACTTAAAATAGAGCACAGGTTACACACTGTTCCTGAACAAGACACCCTCTGATTTGAggtgtttttcatttaaaagcaCTCGTTATGCCAGAAAGCAGTGCTGGATGCAGCAGTCTTAATCAGATTTGAGACAGATTTACAGTAGAAATGCTGGAACATTAACTCATTTGGTTGTGTAATaacattttatgtgtttttttttttgtttgtttttttttaacccaagcaGAGACTTGCTGTGACAGTCCAGTGACTAGAGGAGACCATGGGCAAAAGAAAAGTACCAGACTTGTATCGAGCCCCTTTCCCTTTATACACTGTTAAAATTGACCCCAAAACTGGAATCGTTCTGACTGCCGGAGGGGGCGGAGCATCTAAGACAGGAATTAAAAATGGAGTGGTATGTATAATGATTGTGTTAAAGTAACAATGTATTATCTAGTAATAACTTGTGCagatcttttttaaaaaaaaccctGTAACAAGATTTGCATGTTATCTGTATAACTGATCTATTTAATTCCAATAAGAATAGTTATATTGCATCCCagctagaggtgtgccatatcgtatcgtacgcaattaTATCTCtaacatttttgaaaatcgtaccatatcacccacctctgaTTATCACATCAGCGTAgtacatttttgctgtttaaagcataagaaaaattcacactgttctcatttcgcATGACATTAtatgacatattttttttcttgtatttttttatatttcagttaggggtgtgtatatgacatcatatgcaataataacatttaattttaattttgttgcagtagtgtattcttgaaaaaatattgttttgtcatatcgccaagagtttcattattgcaaaaataccatgaaatattgtgatgctattttagggccatatcgcccaccactaatcCCAGCTAATAGATAAGAggcatatgtataaaaaaaataataatatagttgtGTGGTAATGATGCTCTTGAATTTTGGCCTCAGCACTTCCTTAGTCTGGAGCTGGTTGGCAGCCAGCACAGTGCCACTCTGCTGCACTCTCATGATACAGAGACGCGGGCCACCATGAACATGGCGCTGGGAGGAGATGTGGTTGCTGCTGGACAGGATGGCAACTGCAGCCTGATGAGATTCAGACAACGCGCACCTAAAGAGGGACAATCAGCGCCCACAAAGGATGGTTAGTAGAATCAAGCTGGAAAAACAGATCTGTGTTTACATGCAAAAAAACTAATCTAATAACGGGAAAAATTAGATTTTGGCAATAATTTAACTAATGAGTTAATCTGTTACAAGTAATCTAATTATAGGAAAGGTCCAGCTGTACACAATCCAGTCAACTCTTCATATAATCatatttatttctaataaaatTATTTGTGCATCTGTATGATCTGTATGGTTGAGACCAATCAAGAAATAACCAAAGAACTTGAAGGTGGAAATGTAATGCAAAAACAGAGATTATTATATTAAGGAtaaatattattgatttattaaatatacatttttttgtatttatttatttatttggaacaaaTGTAATGTTGAATGTAGTTTCATGTCTCTGAGTACAGCTCTTCTTAGTCTGGTTATGCTTAATGACTGCAACATTTTTAATAATctataattttttaaattaatttaaattgcaatatactgtttttacacacacaaaaaaacaaacagaaaattgAACCCAGAGGGAATTCACTCACAGGAATAAAACCTGGTGGGTAATCGTGCCAGACTGTTATGGAGGCAgtggtcatcttcagtgatgaatctagctttttttcccccctccaaCCAACAAATGTTTGTGTTGAGGCCAAGATCAGTAGTTTGTCACTACACATCAGCAAAAGGACTGGTATGAAGGTGTGGGATGCAGTTTTGTATGAATCCATATAACTTTTGGCCTTCATTATAGTCAGAGCAACGGTATGTTAGTTttggtcctgcaaccagtggccctatcGTTTCTGAACACAAACTCCAGTATgttatttcaacaggacaatgcttgtccgcatactgctgctgtcttaaGAGtgtgccttgaagacacagatgctatgcaaCGTCCAGCCATATCACCAGACCTAtcccaaatgaaaatatgtggAATGATATTGGACACAAAATCTGTTCATTTTTAAGCTGCATAGGTTGGATTATTGCAGGGCAGCTCCATGTTAATATGtttggcatgttgtgttacacatgcattaaacactacttctgtatgtgtagctcaataataTGACCATGAGCTGCCCAGATCAGTCTATAATTGTAGTCATTCATTGTTCTTGGTCATCTCTGTCTACATGTAGGCACAGTCCAGAATGACCCTGCTGTAAATTTTCAGTAATACCATGCTATTGTACTattatatgtcttttttttttatgtcgcATTAGAGGAGTAGTCCTCTCAATAATCATGCCTCTTTTTCATTTTGAATTGGCAGGAGCTGGGCAGCAAGGAGGTGCCAGAAGACGAGGGGGGAAAGGTCAGAATGGAGGCGGGGACGTGGCTCAGATGAAGGACGAGTCACTCCAGGTTCTGGTGGAGGATGTTGGAACAGTGAAGTCTGACCTCAGCCCTCAAGACCCGATGCAGAAGTGCGTGCGCTTCAGCTCTGacctgaagctgctgctgacAGGAGGGGCTGATGGTTATCTCCGAGCGTGGGAGGTGAGCGTGCTCAGACAAGCCCGGACTCACTTCAGCTGATTGCTGCTCTCACAGATGCATATTAACATCAGTTCTTTACTCCGCTTTCAGTATCCCTCCTTGAAGGAGAAGTTGAACTTCAAAGCTCACACAGATGAGGTAGAGGACTTGGACATCAGCCCTGATAACAAGGTATTGATATGCTAATCAATGTCTTAGACCTATTTTTTGATAATGATTATCTTTATGCTTTGTAATAATTTGTAATGGACACAACGTCTCTGTGTTTTCTTCAGCACATTGTGACAGTAGGGCGTGATTTTGCATGTAACGTGTGGAGCGGTGATCAGCTGGCAATGGGTTTATGTTGGCATGAAAACATGTCACATATTACAGAGAAGATGTATCGCTATCAGTCATGTCGGTAAGTTGATGACACAAAATCATTTACAGTCTCCGGCCCTGAATGGCACTGACAGAAACACAGTTCTGTCTAAAACAAGGCAGTGTATCATCAAAATTAATTTAAAGCTGTTACTTTAAAGTTAGTTTTACAGAGTTCAGACAGAGGAgcatattttgttttaaaaacattattattttctttgaaaAGACAGTTCACATTACTTATTTATGCTCAACAGGTTGTTGCAAGTAAATTATCAGAATCTCTTCCACTGTCACCATGTTTGTTTTTGTCATAAACCTTTGCATAGATTTACGTGGGCAGATATGTTAACAAAGTTTGTAACAGGCATTAATTTTCCCACTTAAAGAGAGTATAAATTTGCTCAGAGAGGGATAGAGAGTTTAACTTTATTGGACATCCAGTAGCAGATATAAATAGAGTTAGGTGGTAAACTCTCTCAACTGTTACAATACAGTCTTAGGCAGTTGGTTTAGCATACCTATTAGTTTCTATTGTACAATGATTTGAGCCaatatgtttttgtatttgtttattaaataaaggggTACAAATATTGTTCTGGGGTAATAACTGTTCAGGGTCATTGGACATATGCTACTTTTCTGACATAGAGGCATTGGAAAATTGCTTAGTTATTCCAGTATcagaataaattaaatgtattattattattattttcacacaGACAGTCTTCTATTATTATTGtctgtttgatttttatttttatttttcaggttTGCAAAGGTTGAGGACCAAAAAGACGCATTAAGACTATACACTGTCCAGATTCCCTACAAACGTGAACGTAAACCTCTGCCTTGCTACCTCACCAAATGGGATGGAAAGAGCTTTCTTCCTTTGCTTACTAAAACATGTGGCAATGAAGTGATCTCCTGTTTGAGTGTGAGGTAAGGATTCATATCAAATCTTCCAGGATTTTGTGGTATGTGTACATTTTAtggtttttaactttttttttcttttctattcatcTTTACTCTAAAGTGACTGTGGAACGTTTCTTGGCCTTGGCACGATCACAGGATCAGTAGCTATCTATATTGCTTTCTCTCTGCAggtaaccaaacacacacacacacacacacacacacacacacacacacacaaatgcataatatattatacaataaagtCACTTAACATTTTTGTAATGTCTTCTCTCTGACCCTGCAGAAGTTGTACTATGT contains the following coding sequences:
- the preb gene encoding prolactin regulatory element-binding protein; translation: MGKRKVPDLYRAPFPLYTVKIDPKTGIVLTAGGGGASKTGIKNGVHFLSLELVGSQHSATLLHSHDTETRATMNMALGGDVVAAGQDGNCSLMRFRQRAPKEGQSAPTKDGAGQQGGARRRGGKGQNGGGDVAQMKDESLQVLVEDVGTVKSDLSPQDPMQKCVRFSSDLKLLLTGGADGYLRAWEYPSLKEKLNFKAHTDEVEDLDISPDNKHIVTVGRDFACNVWSGDQLAMGLCWHENMSHITEKMYRYQSCRFAKVEDQKDALRLYTVQIPYKRERKPLPCYLTKWDGKSFLPLLTKTCGNEVISCLSVSDCGTFLGLGTITGSVAIYIAFSLQKLYYVQESHGIVVTDLAFLPDSPKCKPVKGNNEVAVLSVAVDSRCQLHAVSNRRSVPVWLVLFLCGLLLVGVVLLLQHLFPGFI